A genomic window from Luteolibacter sp. LG18 includes:
- a CDS encoding SLC13 family permease encodes MDAPIALTLAVIVITLIAFIREWAAPDVIALTVLCAVVALGLVDADKMTDVFRNEAPLTIAALFIIGGALEKSGAVDHIGRVLRDRLPNNTRLAMLAFSVLTAFFSAWMNNTAIVAILLPVALGLARSKDIPASRLLMPLSYSSILGGCCTLIGTSTNLLVNGTLKDMKLEPMSMFQLAPLGIPMSIAGIAYLAIFGPKLIPARTSISGTLEITQRTTPLYHLLVGDHSPMLGRKLTETPLFDRANGIHIMEVRRKGARVMKSLKSLTVEKNDRFLIALHRRRGKAVKPEALFSEIGATTLSTVDGIVTELVVKDESSLIGRTLAASDFRQHYNCVVLALHRNGVNITSQISDVTLEQGDTLLVITALNNLDDLEATRDFILTDSPDDAPEDEAASRQPLHHIWLSWAVLIGVVAVATLTDFLGGKGGALPWLPQIPIHYAALVGALLLLWLKVVTPRDAYASIDWQVLLMLYGLLGLGMAMKDTGTAKWLANSLVSLARGHVPAEMLPIVMLWAIYLMTLLLTEVLSNNATAVMMVPIVVTLAHSLGVSHWPYVMAVTVAASTAFALPMGYQTHMMVYGPGGYRFSDFLRVGIPLNIICWVTACLIIPFLWPF; translated from the coding sequence ATGGACGCGCCGATCGCCCTTACCCTCGCAGTCATCGTCATCACGCTCATCGCCTTCATCCGCGAATGGGCGGCACCGGACGTGATCGCCCTCACCGTGCTCTGCGCCGTGGTCGCGCTCGGCTTGGTCGACGCGGACAAGATGACGGACGTTTTCCGGAACGAGGCCCCGCTCACCATCGCCGCCCTCTTCATCATTGGCGGAGCCTTGGAGAAATCCGGCGCGGTGGACCACATCGGCCGCGTGCTGCGGGACCGCCTGCCGAACAACACCCGCCTGGCGATGCTGGCGTTCTCCGTTCTCACCGCCTTCTTCAGCGCATGGATGAACAACACCGCCATCGTGGCGATCCTGTTGCCGGTGGCGCTCGGTCTCGCCCGCTCGAAGGACATCCCGGCCTCCCGCCTGCTGATGCCGCTGTCCTACAGCTCCATCCTCGGCGGCTGCTGCACCCTCATCGGCACCTCCACCAACCTGCTGGTGAATGGCACGCTCAAGGACATGAAGCTGGAACCGATGTCGATGTTCCAGCTCGCGCCGCTCGGCATCCCGATGTCCATCGCCGGCATCGCCTACCTCGCCATCTTCGGGCCGAAGCTCATTCCCGCCCGCACCTCGATCTCCGGCACCCTGGAGATCACCCAGCGCACCACCCCGCTCTACCACCTGCTGGTCGGCGACCACTCGCCGATGCTCGGCAGGAAACTCACCGAAACGCCCCTCTTCGACCGCGCCAATGGCATCCACATCATGGAGGTCCGCCGCAAGGGCGCGCGCGTGATGAAGTCGCTGAAGTCCCTCACCGTCGAAAAGAACGACCGCTTCCTGATCGCCCTCCACCGCCGCCGCGGCAAGGCCGTGAAACCGGAAGCCCTGTTCTCCGAAATCGGCGCGACGACCCTTTCCACCGTCGATGGCATCGTCACCGAGCTGGTCGTGAAGGACGAGTCCTCGCTGATCGGCCGCACCCTGGCCGCCTCCGATTTCCGCCAGCACTACAACTGCGTGGTCCTTGCCCTCCACCGCAATGGCGTGAACATCACCAGCCAGATCTCCGATGTGACGCTCGAACAGGGCGACACCCTGCTGGTGATCACCGCCCTCAACAACCTGGACGACCTCGAGGCCACCCGCGATTTCATCCTCACCGATTCCCCGGACGACGCGCCCGAAGACGAGGCTGCCTCGCGCCAGCCCCTCCACCACATCTGGCTCTCGTGGGCCGTGCTGATCGGCGTGGTGGCCGTGGCCACCCTCACCGATTTCCTCGGCGGAAAGGGCGGCGCGCTGCCATGGCTGCCGCAGATCCCCATCCACTACGCCGCGCTCGTCGGCGCGCTCCTGCTGCTGTGGCTGAAGGTCGTGACCCCGCGCGATGCCTACGCCAGCATCGATTGGCAGGTGCTGCTCATGCTCTACGGCCTGCTCGGCCTGGGCATGGCAATGAAGGACACCGGCACCGCGAAATGGCTGGCGAACAGCCTGGTGAGCCTCGCCCGTGGCCATGTCCCGGCGGAAATGCTCCCGATCGTGATGCTCTGGGCCATCTACCTGATGACCCTGCTGCTCACCGAGGTGCTCTCGAACAACGCCACCGCCGTGATGATGGTGCCGATCGTGGTCACCCTGGCCCACAGCCTCGGCGTGAGCCACTGGCCCTACGTCATGGCCGTCACCGTGGCCGCCTCCACCGCCTTCGCCCTGCCGATGGGCTACCAGACCCACATGATGGTCTATGGCCCCGGCGGCTACCGGTTCTCCGACTTCCTCCGCGTGGGCATCCCGCTGAACATCATCTGCTGGGTCACCGCCTGCCTGATCATCCCCTTCCTCTGGCCGTTCTGA
- a CDS encoding sulfate ABC transporter substrate-binding protein produces the protein MTPNSILKSLPTRRRVWRRLSSHLVLLLVSSGTALSAPTLLNASYDVTREFYKEFNDSFAADWKAKTGETPKIDQSHGGSSKQARSVLDGLEADVVTMNQSTDIEILAKNGLVAKDWAGRFSNQASPYTSTIVFLVRKGNPKGFKDWDDLVKPGVQVIIPNPKTSGNGRYSYLAAWSHAKHAPGGSDATAKDFVTKLFKNVPVLDAGGRGATTTFAQREIGDVLLTFENEAHLAIRELGADKTEIVYPTSSVLAEAPVAVVEKYTAKHGTQALAKAYLDALYTPAAQELAAKHKLRPRSAEVLAKHTADFPALKLYNVDEEFGGWATAQQTHFADGGIFDQIYAP, from the coding sequence ATGACCCCGAATTCCATCCTGAAGTCCCTGCCTACCCGCCGCCGCGTCTGGCGCCGCCTCTCATCCCACCTCGTTCTGCTGCTCGTCTCCAGCGGCACCGCGCTCTCCGCGCCCACGCTGCTGAACGCCTCCTACGACGTGACCCGGGAGTTCTACAAGGAGTTCAACGACTCCTTCGCCGCCGATTGGAAGGCCAAGACCGGTGAAACCCCGAAGATCGACCAGTCCCACGGCGGCTCCTCGAAGCAGGCCCGCTCGGTCCTCGATGGCCTCGAAGCCGACGTGGTGACCATGAACCAGTCCACCGACATCGAGATCCTCGCCAAGAACGGCCTCGTCGCGAAGGACTGGGCCGGGCGTTTCTCGAACCAAGCCTCGCCCTACACCTCGACCATCGTGTTCCTGGTGCGGAAGGGCAATCCGAAGGGCTTCAAGGACTGGGACGATCTGGTGAAACCCGGCGTGCAGGTCATCATCCCGAACCCGAAGACCTCCGGCAACGGCCGCTACAGTTACCTCGCCGCCTGGTCCCACGCCAAGCACGCCCCCGGCGGCAGCGACGCCACCGCGAAGGACTTCGTGACGAAGCTCTTCAAGAACGTGCCAGTCCTCGATGCCGGGGGGCGCGGAGCCACCACCACCTTCGCCCAGCGCGAGATCGGCGACGTGCTGCTCACCTTCGAAAACGAGGCCCATCTCGCGATCCGCGAGCTCGGCGCGGACAAGACCGAGATCGTCTATCCGACCTCCAGCGTCCTCGCCGAGGCCCCGGTGGCCGTCGTCGAGAAATACACCGCCAAGCACGGCACCCAGGCGCTGGCGAAGGCCTACCTCGACGCCCTCTACACCCCCGCCGCCCAGGAACTGGCCGCGAAGCACAAGCTCCGCCCGCGTTCCGCCGAGGTGCTGGCGAAGCACACCGCCGACTTCCCCGCGCTGAAGCTCTACAACGTCGATGAGGAGTTCGGCGGCTGGGCCACCGCCCAGCAGACCCATTTCGCCGACGGCGGCATCTTCGACCAGATCTACGCCCCCTGA
- a CDS encoding transcriptional repressor, producing the protein MSDAAEFAIRAAAFWRERGGRMTPVREMLCRAIEHSEGAFVADELLERARKLDRGISSASVYRALSDLVEAGLLREIRGPRDQRSFVRAGTPQAKVGHVVCTDCHRVIPLEDECVPLREAAMLKRMGFAAGGMHLRIEAACESMKRCGTCEKRCPSPDSE; encoded by the coding sequence ATGTCGGATGCCGCCGAGTTCGCGATCCGTGCCGCCGCCTTTTGGCGCGAACGGGGTGGCCGGATGACTCCCGTGCGGGAGATGCTTTGCCGGGCCATCGAGCACAGCGAGGGCGCGTTCGTGGCCGATGAGCTGCTGGAGCGCGCCCGCAAGCTGGACCGTGGCATTTCCAGCGCGTCGGTCTACCGCGCGCTGTCCGATCTGGTGGAGGCGGGCCTGCTGCGGGAGATCCGCGGTCCGCGCGACCAGAGGTCGTTCGTGCGGGCGGGAACGCCGCAGGCGAAGGTGGGGCACGTGGTGTGCACGGATTGCCACCGGGTGATCCCGCTGGAGGACGAGTGCGTGCCGTTGCGGGAAGCCGCGATGTTGAAGCGCATGGGATTCGCGGCGGGCGGCATGCACCTGCGGATCGAGGCCGCGTGCGAGTCGATGAAACGCTGCGGCACCTGCGAGAAGCGGTGCCCGTCCCCTGATTCGGAATGA
- a CDS encoding AraC family transcriptional regulator, whose amino-acid sequence MSVDVGWWRNGGGIRCGAMTGRVASAGCRFREASDGDVWLWLNRSGSGLVWGPGERFPLQPGMYALTGGVLEDEWTCIRYPGTHRMEIVRLSREWLSAHLGKQPEWLHPDLAKWLREGGRLSFCGLMGLWEEDLCEALAKGAEEGGGAALLAEARILEWAAVRLYRGKTGGEPGAGFCSSVRGRDPVRKALETVRARLDQPLDLGSLAKEVGLAPHYLSRRVSSETGVTLQRHLRRMRIERACEWLASGRMNVTEAALEVGYQSLSHFAKAFREETGHGPQDWLKMQKGGVAVGRG is encoded by the coding sequence ATGAGCGTGGACGTCGGCTGGTGGCGGAATGGCGGAGGCATCCGCTGCGGGGCCATGACGGGGCGGGTGGCCTCGGCGGGCTGCCGGTTCCGCGAGGCTTCGGATGGCGACGTGTGGCTGTGGTTGAACCGTAGCGGCAGCGGCCTGGTGTGGGGACCGGGTGAACGGTTTCCGCTCCAGCCCGGGATGTATGCGCTGACCGGAGGGGTGCTGGAGGACGAGTGGACGTGCATCCGCTATCCCGGCACGCACCGCATGGAGATCGTGCGGCTTTCCCGTGAATGGCTTTCGGCGCATCTCGGCAAGCAGCCGGAGTGGCTGCATCCGGATCTGGCGAAGTGGTTGCGGGAGGGGGGGCGGCTTTCGTTCTGTGGACTGATGGGGCTGTGGGAGGAGGATCTTTGCGAGGCGCTGGCAAAGGGCGCGGAGGAGGGCGGCGGCGCGGCTTTGCTGGCGGAGGCGCGGATTTTGGAATGGGCGGCGGTGCGGTTGTACCGTGGCAAGACCGGTGGCGAACCGGGCGCGGGCTTCTGCTCGTCCGTGCGCGGGCGTGATCCAGTGCGCAAGGCGCTGGAAACGGTGCGCGCACGTTTGGACCAGCCGCTGGATCTCGGTTCGCTGGCGAAGGAAGTGGGGCTGGCTCCGCATTATCTTTCGCGCCGCGTGAGCTCGGAAACGGGTGTCACTCTTCAGCGTCACCTGCGTCGGATGCGGATCGAGCGCGCGTGCGAGTGGCTGGCGTCGGGGCGCATGAACGTTACCGAAGCGGCGCTGGAGGTGGGCTATCAGAGTTTGAGCCATTTCGCGAAGGCATTCCGTGAGGAGACGGGGCATGGCCCGCAGGATTGGTTGAAGATGCAGAAGGGCGGCGTGGCGGTGGGGCGGGGGTGA
- a CDS encoding PEP-CTERM sorting domain-containing protein has translation MKPNLLARTLPLPRVCALVAVLATLPAHAALLADYNLGVDQNTTVWTTLSNANPTRTADAGSDAGSFTIGAPGYQASVGTYSYSTDYSITVTQTSTFDLQTAVFQVDIAMNPAYTLPYGTGPLLSYNGGTQNLAASLFTTNGTENRNTSFGPMTYTGGAWQWDLSSIGEEITSLTITMPVSVHSSISAARIDSGSSNLAVVPEPSMGFLALLGGGMLVARRRRAV, from the coding sequence ATGAAACCGAACCTCCTTGCCCGGACCCTCCCCCTGCCGCGCGTTTGCGCCCTCGTCGCCGTGCTCGCCACCCTCCCGGCCCATGCGGCGCTGCTGGCGGACTACAACCTGGGAGTTGACCAGAACACCACCGTCTGGACGACCCTCAGCAACGCCAATCCGACCCGCACCGCGGACGCGGGCAGCGATGCCGGTAGCTTCACCATCGGCGCGCCGGGTTACCAGGCCAGCGTGGGCACCTACAGCTACTCCACCGATTACTCGATCACGGTCACGCAGACCTCCACCTTCGATCTTCAGACGGCGGTCTTCCAGGTGGATATCGCGATGAATCCGGCCTACACGCTGCCCTATGGCACCGGCCCGCTATTGAGCTACAACGGGGGCACGCAGAATCTCGCGGCCTCCCTTTTCACGACGAATGGCACCGAGAACCGGAACACGTCGTTCGGTCCGATGACCTACACCGGCGGCGCGTGGCAGTGGGATCTTTCCTCGATCGGCGAGGAGATCACCTCGCTGACGATCACGATGCCGGTGTCGGTCCACTCCTCGATCTCCGCGGCCCGGATCGACTCCGGTTCGTCGAACCTGGCGGTGGTCCCGGAGCCGTCGATGGGGTTCCTGGCTTTGCTCGGTGGCGGCATGTTGGTTGCGCGCCGTCGCCGTGCGGTCTGA
- a CDS encoding DUF6607 family protein gives MKLPTMLLAVGAMLAGTFARGAEETAFEKDRRAILQMTGDFKVTFHFHETLSLHAGYTVKDRPYDEEAYETVKVAEDDGKRIVLQHLLQVEGEVVKHWSQVWTYEDTELLEFQGQRTWAKRGIDAAVAKGTWTQRVTEVTDEPRYEGYGRWVHHEGASEWTSSPTNRPLPRREYTKRDDYDLLLVTNRHTVTPQGWFHEQDNTKQVQREGAAYPLCREVGFNTYTRVADHDFALANDYWSRTSAFWKLVRQAWDGALGENSRIGLRDKVEDKTLSKAVGALAGRVKKGEAVTAEEIRGTLKPYLILSAKADRS, from the coding sequence ATGAAGTTGCCAACGATGTTGCTGGCCGTGGGCGCGATGCTCGCGGGGACGTTCGCCCGGGGAGCGGAGGAGACGGCCTTCGAGAAGGACCGCCGCGCGATCCTGCAGATGACGGGCGATTTCAAGGTCACCTTCCATTTCCATGAAACGCTTTCGCTCCACGCGGGCTACACGGTGAAGGACCGCCCGTACGACGAGGAGGCCTATGAAACGGTGAAGGTCGCGGAGGACGATGGGAAGCGCATCGTCCTCCAGCACCTGCTGCAGGTGGAGGGCGAGGTGGTGAAGCACTGGTCGCAGGTGTGGACCTACGAGGACACGGAGCTGCTGGAGTTCCAAGGGCAGCGGACGTGGGCGAAGCGCGGGATCGATGCCGCGGTGGCGAAGGGCACGTGGACGCAGCGCGTCACGGAGGTGACGGATGAACCGCGCTACGAGGGCTATGGCCGCTGGGTGCACCACGAGGGCGCGAGCGAGTGGACGAGCAGCCCGACGAACCGCCCGCTGCCGCGGCGCGAGTATACGAAGCGCGACGACTACGACCTGCTGCTGGTGACGAACCGCCACACGGTGACGCCGCAGGGTTGGTTCCACGAGCAGGACAACACCAAGCAGGTGCAGCGCGAGGGCGCGGCCTACCCGTTGTGCCGCGAGGTGGGTTTCAACACCTACACCCGCGTGGCGGACCATGATTTCGCGCTGGCGAACGACTATTGGTCCCGTACCAGCGCGTTCTGGAAACTGGTGAGGCAGGCGTGGGACGGGGCGCTGGGGGAGAACTCCCGGATCGGCCTGCGCGACAAGGTGGAGGACAAGACGCTTTCCAAGGCGGTCGGCGCGCTGGCCGGTCGCGTGAAGAAGGGTGAGGCGGTGACGGCGGAGGAGATCCGCGGGACGCTGAAGCCCTACCTGATCCTTTCCGCCAAGGCCGACCGTTCATGA
- a CDS encoding TonB-dependent hemoglobin/transferrin/lactoferrin family receptor: MRIAITACGLAALAVAAAADAPPAAPQEERAPKELDDMVVVATRTEKDWLDTAGTVARLDSGEMVKRGVEDLGGLVKYDPLLSGPFDFASGDGAFAYGGSGYSGFNIRGVEGNRIAVELDGIRQPPQYVSTSFDMGAESGSGGSGRDYFDPAMFDLVEVMKGGGSALYGSDALGGVVSMKTLGPDDLLAKGNAGGLLRTQYFSANESLAVQAGGAIRRGDFEAMLLYAGREGHETVNNGTLPPNPVDFTSGAVLGKLGYRRGENALLLTLESYERNTGSNARSAVISDFPVFNRNVLNAQLMTRQRVGLEWDYEPAGGWIDRLETHAYWQGSVSGSDNRSRSKDVTIGGVTIPGRLRSQSIRFDTGLLGLTSIARKEIQSGGVTHGLLAGIDVSHEDSENTFVRLDTGMPWERDKVSFAPSTTLRLGLFAQDEIAVGRWTVTPGLRVDSTAIRPEPSPGYLARLAALDLHEVDPPTDYDNATPSPRLDVSFKTTDRTRLYAAWSHGIRNPTAEELSMIFEHPASGGSPVGSITVPNPSLQEETSEAFKAGFKGESDAGKIGVEGFYTFYRNYIENGVRTGRQDDEGRDILTTLNRGEAEIYGFEASTEWQARSWNPALDGWSLGVSTGKAIGINRTDDTWLNSVEPWKTVGWLGYDAPDQRHGVRLTAVHSAAVTHVDDSTSQGRFFRPPAWTTLDLSAYWKPTETLTVNAGVNNLFDEKYWSWSSVRRGNGHLGGSATDDRSTAPGTNFHISITRTF, from the coding sequence ATGAGGATCGCCATCACAGCGTGCGGGCTCGCCGCGCTCGCGGTCGCCGCGGCGGCCGATGCTCCTCCTGCCGCGCCGCAGGAGGAGAGGGCTCCGAAGGAGCTGGATGACATGGTGGTGGTGGCCACCCGCACCGAGAAGGACTGGCTGGACACCGCGGGCACGGTGGCGCGCCTGGACAGCGGTGAGATGGTGAAGCGCGGGGTGGAGGATCTCGGCGGGCTGGTGAAGTATGATCCGTTGTTGTCCGGCCCGTTCGATTTCGCCAGTGGCGACGGGGCCTTCGCCTACGGGGGCAGCGGCTACAGCGGCTTCAACATCCGCGGCGTGGAGGGCAACCGGATCGCGGTGGAGCTGGATGGCATCCGCCAGCCGCCGCAGTATGTGTCCACCTCCTTCGACATGGGCGCGGAGAGTGGTTCCGGCGGCAGCGGCCGCGATTACTTCGATCCGGCGATGTTCGACCTGGTGGAGGTGATGAAGGGCGGCGGCAGCGCGCTCTACGGCAGCGACGCGCTCGGCGGCGTGGTCTCGATGAAGACGCTGGGACCGGATGACCTGCTGGCGAAGGGGAATGCGGGCGGGTTACTGCGGACGCAGTATTTCTCCGCGAACGAGAGCCTGGCGGTGCAGGCGGGCGGGGCGATCCGCCGCGGCGATTTCGAGGCGATGCTGCTCTATGCCGGGCGGGAGGGACACGAGACGGTGAACAATGGCACGCTGCCGCCGAATCCGGTGGATTTCACCAGCGGGGCGGTGCTCGGGAAACTCGGCTACCGGCGCGGCGAGAACGCGCTGCTGCTCACGCTGGAATCCTACGAGCGGAACACCGGCAGCAATGCCCGCAGCGCGGTGATCTCGGATTTCCCGGTCTTCAACCGCAACGTGCTGAACGCCCAGCTAATGACCCGCCAGCGGGTGGGCTTGGAATGGGATTACGAACCGGCGGGCGGTTGGATCGACCGGCTGGAAACGCACGCCTACTGGCAGGGCTCGGTGAGCGGCAGCGACAACCGCAGTCGCTCGAAGGACGTCACCATCGGCGGAGTCACGATTCCCGGCCGCCTGCGCAGCCAGTCGATCCGTTTCGACACCGGCCTGCTCGGGCTGACCTCGATCGCGCGGAAGGAAATCCAATCCGGCGGGGTGACCCACGGCCTGCTGGCGGGGATCGACGTCTCGCATGAGGACAGCGAGAACACCTTCGTCCGGCTGGATACGGGGATGCCGTGGGAGCGGGACAAGGTTTCGTTCGCGCCGAGCACCACGCTGCGGCTTGGCCTATTTGCGCAGGATGAGATTGCAGTCGGGCGCTGGACGGTCACGCCGGGCCTGCGCGTGGACTCGACGGCGATCCGCCCGGAGCCGAGCCCCGGTTATCTGGCGCGGTTGGCGGCGCTGGATCTCCATGAGGTGGACCCGCCGACGGACTACGACAACGCCACGCCCTCGCCGCGGCTCGACGTGAGTTTCAAGACCACCGACCGCACGCGCCTCTACGCCGCGTGGTCGCACGGCATCCGCAATCCCACGGCGGAGGAGCTTTCGATGATCTTCGAGCACCCGGCGTCGGGCGGCAGCCCGGTGGGTTCGATCACGGTGCCGAATCCCTCGCTCCAGGAGGAAACCAGCGAGGCGTTCAAGGCGGGGTTCAAAGGCGAGTCCGATGCCGGGAAGATCGGCGTGGAGGGCTTCTACACCTTCTACCGGAACTACATCGAGAACGGCGTCCGCACCGGTCGTCAGGACGACGAGGGGCGCGACATCCTCACCACGCTGAATCGCGGGGAGGCGGAGATCTACGGCTTCGAAGCCAGCACCGAATGGCAGGCGCGGTCGTGGAACCCCGCGCTCGATGGTTGGTCGCTGGGCGTTTCCACCGGCAAGGCGATCGGCATCAACCGCACCGACGACACCTGGCTGAACTCGGTGGAGCCGTGGAAAACCGTCGGCTGGCTCGGCTACGACGCGCCGGACCAGCGCCACGGCGTGCGCCTCACGGCGGTCCATTCCGCGGCGGTGACGCACGTGGACGACAGCACCAGCCAGGGCCGGTTCTTCCGCCCGCCGGCGTGGACCACGCTGGATCTCTCCGCCTACTGGAAACCGACCGAGACGCTCACGGTGAACGCCGGGGTGAACAACCTCTTCGACGAGAAATACTGGTCGTGGAGCTCGGTGCGGCGCGGCAACGGCCACCTCGGCGGCAGCGCGACGGACGACCGCAGCACCGCGCCGGGCACGAATTTCCACATCAGCATCACCCGCACCTTCTGA
- a CDS encoding DNRLRE domain-containing protein, with protein MKPILLPFAASLSLASAGVVLTPTQDTDVYQFTTYPTSTTYSLGVNSSGGQGHSQKSLVKFNPTTATLAMTAAEIGTAKLRLYVLPDGSPSSGYGGTLVPGFVTVHAQGTAWTVAAARWSTFSPGTSLGTIGISQPSTETVAVWVELDVTAQVKAWVAGTAANNGFVIQAADETSTPSLNVSFASMETGFPPQLVVEKVQPKPFQVTGFSNSGANVTVGWNSESGKSYRVQESPDMVTWTTRQTVVATGTTSSATVAKTVYADGKGFFRVVVTQ; from the coding sequence ATGAAACCGATCCTCCTCCCATTCGCCGCCTCGCTCTCGCTGGCTTCCGCCGGTGTGGTCCTCACGCCGACACAGGACACCGACGTCTATCAATTCACCACCTATCCCACGAGCACGACCTATTCGCTGGGTGTGAACTCGAGCGGCGGGCAGGGCCATTCGCAGAAGTCGCTGGTGAAGTTCAATCCCACCACCGCCACGCTGGCGATGACCGCGGCGGAGATCGGCACGGCGAAGCTGCGGCTCTACGTGCTGCCGGATGGTTCGCCCTCCAGTGGCTACGGCGGCACGTTGGTGCCGGGATTCGTGACGGTGCACGCGCAGGGCACGGCGTGGACGGTGGCGGCGGCGCGCTGGAGCACGTTTTCCCCGGGCACCTCGCTGGGGACGATCGGGATCTCTCAACCCTCCACGGAGACGGTGGCGGTGTGGGTGGAGCTCGACGTGACCGCCCAGGTGAAGGCGTGGGTGGCGGGCACGGCGGCCAACAACGGCTTCGTGATCCAGGCGGCGGACGAGACGAGCACGCCATCGCTGAACGTGTCCTTCGCCTCGATGGAGACCGGTTTCCCGCCACAGCTGGTGGTGGAGAAGGTGCAACCGAAGCCCTTTCAGGTGACCGGCTTCAGCAACAGCGGCGCGAACGTGACGGTGGGCTGGAATTCCGAATCCGGGAAGAGCTACCGGGTGCAGGAAAGCCCGGACATGGTGACGTGGACGACACGCCAGACGGTGGTGGCCACCGGCACCACCAGCAGCGCCACGGTGGCGAAAACGGTGTATGCGGACGGGAAGGGGTTCTTCCGCGTGGTGGTGACGCAGTAG
- a CDS encoding serine protease, with amino-acid sequence MKPFVFALVLPALTASAAPVVIDDMAALKTMREKLGELAEKHESTDGKTLMAKLEKAPKKAAVALPATPPKPAGYNDLVKSVFVVASAYKCADCDEWHNGGTASAWCLTEDGVMVTNRHVFLAPEDESWGVYGVDGKIYKITAILASDPEADAVLFKIDPAGAKLTPLKLGTDADVGTKVRILSHPGEHFYFQTSGEVSRYSMDRTLEDDSKETLWQSVTAEFAEGSSGGPVIDADGVVVGMVSNVEAINHIGEEEPATETPDPKRPVEQGAKPADPKAGKDKKAPTPPKKETPKPKDVPKEAPKDAPSPKGQPVPEPEGNEQQMMIKNCVPASKILNLIEK; translated from the coding sequence ATGAAGCCATTCGTCTTCGCCCTCGTTCTCCCGGCCCTCACCGCCAGCGCCGCGCCGGTGGTCATCGATGACATGGCCGCTCTCAAGACCATGCGGGAGAAGCTCGGCGAACTGGCGGAGAAGCATGAGTCCACCGATGGCAAGACCCTGATGGCGAAGCTGGAGAAGGCCCCAAAGAAGGCCGCCGTCGCCCTGCCCGCCACACCGCCGAAACCCGCCGGTTACAACGATCTGGTGAAGAGCGTGTTCGTGGTGGCCTCCGCCTACAAATGCGCCGACTGCGATGAGTGGCACAACGGCGGCACCGCCTCCGCCTGGTGCCTCACCGAGGACGGCGTGATGGTCACGAACCGCCATGTCTTCCTCGCCCCCGAGGATGAATCGTGGGGCGTCTATGGCGTGGACGGAAAGATCTACAAGATCACCGCCATCCTCGCCTCCGATCCGGAGGCCGATGCCGTCCTGTTCAAGATCGACCCCGCGGGCGCGAAGCTCACTCCGCTCAAGCTCGGCACCGATGCCGACGTCGGCACCAAGGTTCGCATCCTCAGCCACCCCGGCGAGCACTTCTATTTCCAGACCAGCGGCGAGGTGTCCCGCTACTCCATGGATCGTACCTTGGAGGACGATAGCAAGGAGACCCTCTGGCAATCCGTCACCGCCGAGTTCGCGGAAGGCTCCTCCGGTGGTCCGGTGATCGATGCGGATGGCGTGGTGGTCGGCATGGTGTCGAACGTCGAGGCGATCAACCACATCGGCGAGGAGGAACCCGCCACGGAAACCCCGGATCCGAAACGCCCCGTCGAACAGGGTGCGAAACCCGCCGACCCGAAGGCCGGCAAGGACAAGAAGGCTCCCACTCCGCCGAAGAAAGAAACGCCGAAGCCGAAGGATGTTCCCAAGGAAGCGCCGAAGGACGCCCCCTCCCCCAAAGGCCAGCCCGTCCCCGAGCCCGAGGGCAACGAGCAGCAGATGATGATCAAGAACTGCGTCCCCGCCTCGAAGATCCTCAACCTGATCGAGAAGTAG